Proteins from one Acanthopagrus latus isolate v.2019 chromosome 18, fAcaLat1.1, whole genome shotgun sequence genomic window:
- the slitrk2 gene encoding SLIT and NTRK-like protein 2, translating into MLSGVLFLSVLTVTSLTPSETQSRKTSSSKEICKSRCSCEERENVLNINCENKGFTTVSQFQAPPNKISQLFLNGNFLSRLSANEFVNYGNVTSLHLGNNGLQEIRTGAFNGLRFLKRLHLNNNNLEVIKEDTFAGLESLEYLQADYNYISAIEPGAFSKLNKLKVLILNDNLLLSLPPNIFRFVLLTHLDLRGNRLKMLPFAGVLEHIGGIMEIQLEENPWNCTCDLIPLKSWLDTISVFVGDIVCETPFRLHGKDITQLIKQDLCPRRNAGERVHPPSDSHFQGALPPTYHPGGITPTRAPKASRPPKMRYRPTPRISKDKHVFGPIMVYQTRSPVPMLCPSVCVCTSQNPDSGLNINCQERKLHNISELNPKPSYPKKLHLTGNYLQVIYRTDLTEYSSLELLHLGNNRIAVIQEGAFENLTNLRRLYLNGNYIESLSQSLFAGLQSLQYLYLEYNIIKDILPQTFNALHNLQLLFLNNNLLRSLPDNVFGGTMLTRLNLRNNHFSYLPVRGVLDQLSAFIQIDLQENPWDCTCDIVALKNWMELSSTSVVVNEITCDSPSKHAGRLLRSLRNEAICPEPSEVPPQQNPTPTKAPTLKGPGTEPTTPSSSSSSSSSSSFSSVSPTESRMHTPELHPEVPLSVLILGLLVVFILSVCFGAGLFVFVLKRRKGVEHVPTGANNLDLNSFQVQYGSYTPEPTQDKTSESHVYNYIPPPVGSMCQNPIYMQKDGEQVAYYRNLKELSFGPLDAKKDDVLTRSPGAYTISTMDFMDKSPTSCGLATPEPPEMLYQNLGERPNKELPTAAGAPPFHYNFCTLPKRPCIVPPYEAATARRYVTNQDRLNKTVLYGTPRKYYGAEHPSKNNEHPLLLPGKLKTEPDYLEVLEKQTAMSQL; encoded by the coding sequence ATGCTGAGCGGCGTCCTGTTTCTGAGCGTCCTCACGGTCACCAGCCTGACACCGTCCGAAACGCAGAGCCGCAAAACTTCCTCCTCCAAAGAAATCTGCAAGAGCCGCTGCAGCTGCGAGGAGCGGGAGAACGTTCTGAACATCAACTGTGAGAATAAAGGATTTACCACCGTCAGTCAGTTCCAGGCGCCCCCCAATAAAATCTCGCAGCTTTTTCTAAATGGAAACTTCTTGTCACGGCTCAGCGCCAATGAGTTTGTCAATTATGGCAATGTCACTTCACTGCATCTCGGGAATAACGGCTTACAGGAGATCCGAACTGGCGCATTTAACGGGCTGCGCTTTCTGAAGCGGCTCCActtgaacaacaacaacctggAGGTGATAAAAGAGGACACCTTTGCAGGACTGGAGAGTTTGGAGTACTTACAGGCAGACTATAATTACATCAGTGCCATCGAGCCGGGTGCTTTCAGTAAGCTGAATAAGCTCAAAGTGTTGATCCTGAATGACAACCTGCTCCTGTCTCTGCCTCCCAATATTTTCCGCTTTGTGCTCCTCACCCACTTGGATTTACGTGGCAACCGGCTCAAGATGCTGCCGTTTGCTGGGGTCCTCGAGCACATAGGCGGCATCATGGAGATCCAGCTGGAGGAGAACCCGTGGAATTGCACATGTGATCTGATTCCCCTCAAATCCTGGTTGGACACCATATCCGTCTTCGTGGGGGACATAGTGTGTGAGACGCCATTCAGGCTGCATGGCAAAGACATCACGCAGCTCATAAAGCAGGATCTGTGCCCACGCAGGAATGCTGGTGAGCGTGTTCACCCCCCCTCTGACTCTCACTTTCAAGGGGCCCTGCCCCCGACCTACCACCCCGGTGGGATCACCCCCACCCGGGCCCCGAAAGCCTCCCGTCCTCCCAAAATGCGCTATAGGCCCACCCCTCGCATCTCAAAAGACAAACACGTCTTTGGGCCCATAATGGTCTACCAGACACGCTCCCCTGTGCCCATGTTGTGtccgagcgtgtgtgtgtgcacgtcacAAAACCCAGACAGCGGCTTGAACATTAATTGCCAGGAGCGCAAGTTGCACAACATCAGTGAGCTGAACCCCAAGCCCTCCTACCCAAAGAAACTCCACCTGACCGGTAACTACTTACAAGTGATTTACAGGACTGATCTGACCGAGTACAGCtcactggagctgcttcatTTAGGAAATAACAGGATAGCAGTGATTCAGGAAGGTGCGTTTGAGAACCTAACAAACCTCAGACGGCTCTATCTGAATGGGAATTACATTGAATCACTTTCTCAGTCCCTCTTTGCCGGCCTGCAGTCGCTCCAGTACCTGTATTTGGAATACAACATCATCAAAGACATCTTACCACAGACATTTAACGCTTTACACAACCTGCAGCTGCTTTTCCTCAACAACAACCTGCTAAGGTCGCTCCCCGACAATGTTTTCGGGGGCACGATGCTGACAAGACTCAACTTGCGGAATAATCATTTCTCCTACCTGCCGGTCCGAGGGGTCCTGGACCAGCTCTCAGCCTTCATCCAGATTGACCTGCAGGAGAACCCCTGGGACTGCACCTGTGACATCGTGGCGCTCAAGAACTGGATGGAGCTGTCCAGTACCAGCGTGGTGGTCAATGAAATAACCTGCGATTCTCCCTCTAAACATGCGGGTCGCCTGCTGCGCTCGCTCCGCAACGAGGCCATCTGCCCCGAGCCCAGCGAGGTGCCCCCACAGCAAAATCCAACCCCTACAAAAGCCCCTACATTAAAAGGCCCTGGCACGGAGCCTACCACcccctcctcatcatcttcctcctcttcttcttcttcttttagcTCGGTCAGTCCCACCGAATCCCGAATGCACACCCCTGAGCTACACCCTGAGGTCCCACTTTCAGTCCTTATTCTCGGgcttcttgttgttttcatccTTTCGGTCTGCTTCGGCGCTggcctctttgtttttgtcctgaagCGGCGCAAAGGAGTGGAACACGTCCCCACAGGTGCCAACAACTTAGATCTCAACTCTTTCCAAGTGCAATATGGCTCCTACACCCCCGAACCGACCCAAGACAAAACCTCGGAAAGCCATGTTTATAACTACATCCCCCCACCTGTGGGCTCCATGTGCCAAAACCCCATTTACATGCAGAAGGATGGTGAGCAGGTGGCATATTACCGCAACCTGAAGGAGCTCAGCTTTGGGCCCCTGGATGCAAAGAAGGACGATGTCCTCACCCGCAGCCCGGGGGCCTACACTATCAGCACAATGGATTTTATGGATAAATCTCCGACATCCTGCGGCTTGGCCACCCCGGAACCTCCTGAGATGTTGTATCAAAACTTAGGGGAGAGGCCCAACAAGGAACTTCCCACAGCGGCAGGCGCCCCCCCTTTCCATTACAACTTTTGCACTTTACCCAAGAGACCTTGTATTGTGCCCCCCTACGAGGCCGCTACAGCCCGGCGGTATGTCACCAACCAGGACAGGTTGAACAAAACCGTGCTGTACGGGACCCCCAGGAAATACTACGGGGCGGAACACCCCTCCAAAAACAATGAGCACCCACTTCTGCTCCCAGGGAAGCTAAAAACAGAGCCAGACTACCTGGAGGTTCTGGAGAAACAGACTGCGATGAGCCAACTGTAA